DNA from Castellaniella sp. MT123:
ACTTCGTTGAGCGTACGCACAAACTGAGCGATGGGCGCCTGCATGGTGCCCAGCAGCTTCGACAGCAATTCCTCGCGCGACGGCATGGTGGCCAGAGCCTTCACACCGTCCTGGTTCAGCAGGCTGTTGGGCAAGGCCCCGCCTGTGATGACCAGTTTGTCGTTGGTCTTTGCGAAATCGGCAAGCACCTTGGCGGCGGCCACCGGATCAGCGCTGATCCCATAGATCAGCGGACCGGAGAGCTGCCCCGACAACCCCTCGAAGGGGGTGCCGGTCAAGGCACGGCGCACCAGCGTGTTTTTCAACACACGCAGGTACACACCCGATTCACGCGCAGTTTTGCGCAATACGGTTACGGAGGCGACGTCCAGACCACGGTACTCGGCGACGATGATCGATTGGGCGCGGCCGATCTCGGCAGCGACTTCTTCGATGACGACCGCCTTTTCTTGGCGATTGAGACTCATGGTTGAACACTCCTTCTAACGATGCCGGGGAGACCCCCAACATCAACCGAATGCGGCGCACCTGGTCGAGTTCATGAATGAAATCTTCCTGGGCGCCGTCTACGCTGGATCCGGTGCACTACCCGGGATTAAGCCGATCCTTCGGTGCGGCATGAAGGATCGGCTCCAGCGGTCTTTGACAGCGGCGTCCGGCAAAAAAACCGGACACAGCCCAAAGTTCTGTATGCCTCAGGCAGCCAGCGAGGCCACTTCGACGCGCGCACCGCCACCCATGGTGGAGGACACGGCGACTTTGCGCAGATAGATGCCCTTCGCGGCAGCGGGACGCGCCTTGTTCAGGGCGTCGATCAGGGCGCTGAGGTTGGTTTGCAGTTTTTCCACGTCGAAGGACGCGCGGCCGATCGTGGCGTGGATGATGCCGGCCTTGTCGGTCCGGTACTGAACCTGACCTGCCTTGGCGTTTTTCACGGCGGTGACAACGTCCGGCGTCACGGTGCCGACCTTGGGATTGGGCATCAGGCCGCGAGGACCCAGCACCTGACCCAGGGCGCCGACGACACGCATGGTGTCGGGCGAGGCGATGACCACGTCGAAATCGATGTTGCCGGCCTTGATGCTGTCGGCCAGGTCTTCCAGACCGACGATGTCGGCACCGGCGGCCTTGGCGGCCTCGGCCTTTTCGCCCTGGGCGAAAACGGCCACGCGGACGGATTTCCCGGTACCGGCAGGCAACACGACCGAGCCGCGAACCAGCTGGTCGGATTTTTTCGGGTCGATACCGAGCTGGACTGCCACATCGATGGATTCATCGAATTTGGCGGTCGCGGTTTCCTTGACCAAGGACAGAGCCTCGACCACCGGATAGAGCTTGGTGCGATCGATCTTGGCAGCGATGGCTGCGGAGCGTTTGCTGAGCTTTGCCATGATTAAACCACCCCTTCCACGTCGATACCCATGCTGCGGGCGCTGCCGGCGATCGTGCGCACGGCGGCGTCCATGTCAGCCGCGGTCAGATCGGGCTGCTTGGTCTTGGCGATTTCCTCGGCCTGTGCACGGGTCAGCTTGCCGACCTTGTCCGAGTTCGGGCGAGCCGAAGCCTTCTGGATGCCTGCGGCCTTCTTGATCAGGATCGTGGCCGGCGGAGTCTTCATGATGAACGTGAAGCTCTTGTCGGCGAACG
Protein-coding regions in this window:
- the rplA gene encoding 50S ribosomal protein L1; the protein is MAKLSKRSAAIAAKIDRTKLYPVVEALSLVKETATAKFDESIDVAVQLGIDPKKSDQLVRGSVVLPAGTGKSVRVAVFAQGEKAEAAKAAGADIVGLEDLADSIKAGNIDFDVVIASPDTMRVVGALGQVLGPRGLMPNPKVGTVTPDVVTAVKNAKAGQVQYRTDKAGIIHATIGRASFDVEKLQTNLSALIDALNKARPAAAKGIYLRKVAVSSTMGGGARVEVASLAA
- the rplK gene encoding 50S ribosomal protein L11 — translated: MAKKIVGFIKLQVPAGKANPSPPIGPALGQRGLNIMEFCKAFNAKTQGMEPGLPIPVVITAFADKSFTFIMKTPPATILIKKAAGIQKASARPNSDKVGKLTRAQAEEIAKTKQPDLTAADMDAAVRTIAGSARSMGIDVEGVV
- the rplJ gene encoding 50S ribosomal protein L10 produces the protein MSLNRQEKAVVIEEVAAEIGRAQSIIVAEYRGLDVASVTVLRKTARESGVYLRVLKNTLVRRALTGTPFEGLSGQLSGPLIYGISADPVAAAKVLADFAKTNDKLVITGGALPNSLLNQDGVKALATMPSREELLSKLLGTMQAPIAQFVRTLNEVPTKFVRGLAAVRDQKQAA